A single genomic interval of Drosophila virilis strain 15010-1051.87 chromosome 2, Dvir_AGI_RSII-ME, whole genome shotgun sequence harbors:
- the Sptz gene encoding zinc finger FYVE domain-containing protein 26 homolog has translation MAIQQQQKQALQRLMDLLPIEEEKVVQSFIQCLGGSGAQSHKERLQALLIATPYPTLQILQLLYDQSKFYIGRIISAALKQMLDDDAHSGASTATRFLSMLANFPQHILDTETVQQRLLERLVSDSWGNNEHLMLALLARQDPQLLNTVLHKQQQQLELLCGNTAPTNQLVLHLTLKQRVHFMPRLCQQLKNFECIQDRTLRNILLILRLANEFELGRQTLDELAQLDQLLAAFDIAAVPDELQSVHQFFFADFQRLCVLLKFLQQQRDGNACKIIKVDALLRAPGVLSLIYEHGIECDKDQVIQLIEQTYKWQLQTPALRCVRAEELVTWSYYTALCQVYNVILELHDSTVKEQLLLLSAQLRQLHDLGTLCSLLEDIFQLVFLRWEQLQNLKQCGGDADNGDEDDEDDEQYVDDDAKPPRTTNVNIAPRRRYGFICRARALYALFSCLKSFVTKKLHTQDFKYATEEQQRAFQRLVDAISETLWKFSVLQKIEQSLTKTTPASACRLEPEQMLQLIQMHSNGREKASSDDESRERCFQASSITRRKARRQRRAASFSGAVATRSADAPTLEQCRARAQQLLLSGGASNKEPQMTVAQSLERSIIPKMLSTPEQLAILALALKNFNDVKYIIETFHLEQSQLSRELQFMEHQQLIKQKLANIYANYEALAVEGKTMSSSATTTTTVEQIKSVAAKGFELSKIISVVDNFAQSQKLQHAAELKALLQRHSANAQYSFLQQFQERNLNALIVCDLIVNLRFNREITSNLLLVIRRQQQQQPPQQQQPALDSSSEGSPREIGPMYFLENLCECMRLLERAGRETALSDMLCQHSYVLKPASLALQLQREAAFQTLYHKLSSDYAHSRELRAHAALFQQLKSRHNYYARFCSYVQQLARLLQLRDPNLEYHNTQLLRHDPYQVIGELIYECDITPLEIEANVAALHLNLVHVIALNICPQLADSARKQSPRSVSPQKQESIHNYIAQHNQLLAQLLQAVQLCDLSVINEFETNLNFNCLRQLMQLPEITTLALMHQENPVMAALHAYKLDSATLEHLEVNKELQLRILLLGIGGQGEPAQQMKARIDLLISELIAEDPRHIQLAVHMHDLGTRAQLLQQHITKISSSQLAKELIERTLQHRAAAHGIPQTLRTQLEHTLSDIRIYARVSALLEFESWPQAYDFGRQTPNVIFEQLLLGRHYELCCEWCRMVQLTDSAGQQRVCLLTLLDALLELRDEDEVDAHLLHIAELFPVTVLVNFLDTHKDKMRSISLLKWLLDYLERHARDPRPYLNYQLSLDLLRQLPNNERLHFWPLLRYPLLIVEQLVMNTRFELLAKLLEPARAKLEQRMPLGPCGYCFDKRGHAYDLQSSSSGGCGKGSGKLRFQLGQTSSEAFILLNFNSYQQDHVVSNDCLDLLLRIYASKALDYHIANVRIGVAPEPGSLGTDVQNSLDSLCGAFQVPKQAPTREQWMPDEEASHCMCCRRSAFTMLMRRHHCRRCGRVVCSACSAQRMIIPEIYGDVEVRVCNDCCAPVVAEKPLNVNEISAVIPRPSSSCPPDAYKWRLSGIITHDKLLREEFCYEHAPSVALSLSILRHHLDQQQCVDLLLFHCRKLEKLIVPNPEVDYELVAKMMNCLALAAKVRGAPGEFETIREHSEIIMAVVQQGCEYLIPAGPLNNHSLRQLADALVEAEHWKLALEVHLKWGYATTGVMAAHGLTCLRAGCYDAAREKFAHCMTRLSTEEQNSCIYKDIFGKEIALTEAPNNPPMPKKRPQRGPALLQEILQLIATLPQTHPQPETLQRASLIRNSNSSLASLFSRRREPYVVQTPLREPALNVINALSNLKHITKGQYGDPTVRSGAEDNRQSRTFEESLHYVLTYGSHADILQFLMQRDELRAALRYWQHQQLVSELFIQYIFQVSLAGGRLPALIGELQQLDPDSQLSAWRVPLLQTCRYLEQHQQLNSLYQLQLLLKDYVRASMTCVKFYPLDCDNFQKLHANAQHLISAHMHLQGELDLAHWEHLQREQQLAGSRRPSAVSCNVGTTCFAMQLDARSLNGHINTIRRQMELAKFLAQCEREQPPVAGGLVCTLHILKQIRLEAPRGTLPTLFDGAADKIQLCMLVLLCGKNIDEGFGLAYGIMQDYKLVPIKVFGATAKYLAKNQRLAEVERLLDCIASNNGSSSASEADELLSIAVNAAVHSNEPETKLILDKLVKRIGNVELRISSYIFIGQLKSAYLLANKHERLADIRKILRQAEMTNQIHIKKLCEKKLNINSTPMSPTPL, from the exons ATGGCaatccagcagcagcagaaacaggcACTGCAACGGCTTATGGACTTACTACCCATCGAAGAGGAAAAAGTTGTGCAG TCGTTTATCCAATGTCTGGGTGGAAGCGGCGCTCAGTCACATAAGGAGCGCTTGCAGGCGCTGCTTATTGCCACGCCCTATCCGACGCTACAAATACTCCAATTGCTATATGACCAGTCCAAGTTCTATATAGGACGCATTATAAGCGCAGCACTCAAACAGATGTTAGATGATGACGCACACAGCGGCGCTTCAACTGCGACACGTTTCCTCAGCATGCTGGCAAACTTTCCACAACATATATTGGACACGGAAACAGTGCAGCAAAGGCTGCTTGAGCGTCTAGTGAGTGATTCATGGGGCAACAATGAGCATTTAATGCTCGCACTACTGGCTCGCCAAGATCCACAGTTGCTAAACACGGTTCTGcataagcaacagcagcaactggagcTGTTGTGCGGCAACACAGCGCCCACAAATCAGCTGGTTCTGCACCTGACCCTAAAGCAACGGGTGCACTTTATGCCCCGACTGTGTCAGCAGTTAAAGAACTTTGAGTGCATTCAGGATCGCACATTACGAAATATTTTACTCATACTGCGTCTGGCCAACGAATTTGAATTGGGCAGACAGACGCTGGACGAATTGGCTCAGCTGGATCAATTATTGGCCGCTTTTGATATAGCTGCAGTTCCCGATGAGCTGCAGTCTGTGCATCAATTCTTCTTCGCCGACTTTCAACGGCTTTGTGTGTTGCTTAAGTTTTTACAACAGCAGCGAGATGGGAATGCCTGCAAGATCATCAAAGTGGATGCACTGTTGCGTGCACCGGGTGTGCTTTCCTTGATCTATGAGCATGGCATTGAGTGTGACAAGGATCAGGTGATTCAGCTCATTGAGCAAACCTACAAATGGCAGCTGCAAACGCCAGCGCTTAGGTGCGTGCGTGCTGAGGAGCTGGTAACATGGAGTTACTACACAGCGCTGTGTCAAGTTTATAATGTAATATTGGAGCTGCACGATTCCACTGTAAAggagcagctgttgttgctctccGCTCAGCTACGTCAGCTACATGACCTGGGAACGCTCTGCTCACTGCTGGAGGATATTTTCCAACTTGTATTTCTGCGCTGGGAGCAGCTGCAAAATCTAAAGCAATGTGGTGGAGATGCCGATAACGGCGATGAGgatgatgaagatgatgagCAATATGTGGACGACGATGCCAAGCCTCCGCGTACGACCAATGTCAATATTGCGCCGAGACGTCGCTATGGCTTCATTTGTCGTGCTCGAGCTTTATATGCGCTATTCAGTTGCCTGAAAAGCTTTGTCACTAAGAAGCTACACACACAGGATTTCAAGTACGCAACCGAGGAGCAACAGCGCGCCTTTCAGCGTCTGGTAGATGCGATCAGCGAGACGTTGTGGAAGTTTAGTGTTCTGCAAAAGATTGAGCAATCGCTAACGAAGACAACACCAGCCTCAGCCTGCCGCTTGGAACCGGAGcagatgctgcagctgataCAAATGCACAGTAATGGGCGTGAGAAGGCCTCCAGCGATGATGAGAGTCGTGAGCGCTGCTTCCAGGCATCCAGTATAACGCGACGCAAGGCACGCCGGCAACGCCGTGCGGCCAGTTTCAGTGGCGCGGTGGCTACCAGGTCGGCTGATGCGCCAACACTTGAACAGTGTCGCGCTCGTgcccagcagctgttgctaaGCGGTGGTGCAAGTAACAAGGAACCACAGATGACCGTGGCACAATCCCTAGAACGCTCCATCATCCCCAAAATGCTAAGCACTCCCGAGCAGTTGGCCATTCTGGCGCTGGCGCTAAAGAACTTTAATGATGTCAAGTACATCATAGAG ACCTTTCACCTGGAGCAAAGTCAGCTGAGTCGCGAGCTGCAATTCATGGAGCATCAGCAGTTGATCAAGCAAAAGCTGGCCAACATCTATGCCAACTACGAAGCCCTGGCTGTTGAGGGCAAGACCATGAGCAGCAGCGCCACAACTACTACCACAGTGGAGCAAATCAAAAGTGTTGCTGCTAAGGGCTTTGAGCTATCCAAGATAATCAGCGTGGTGGATAACTTTGCACAGTCGCAGAAGCTGCAACACGCCGCCGAACTGAAGGCACTGTTGCAACGGCATAGTGCCAATGCGCAGTATAGCTTCCTGCAGCAATTCCAGGAGCGCAATCTGAATGCGCTTATCGTCTGTGATTTGATTGTAAACCTACGTTTCAATCGAGAGATTACGAGCAATCTTTTACTGGTCATACgacgtcaacagcagcagcagccaccacagcagcagcaaccagcGCTCGACAGTTCAAGTGAAGGTAGTCCACGTGAGATTGGCCCCATGTACTTCTTGGAAAATCTCTGCGAGTGCATGCGTCTGCTGGAGCGCGCTGGCCGGGAAACGGCACTAAGCGACATGCTGTGCCAGCACAGCTATGTTCTGAAGCCCGCATCactggcgctgcagctgcagcgggaGGCCGCCTTTCAAACGCTTTACCACAAGTTGTCCTCGGACTATGCTCATTCCAGGGAGTTGCGTGCCCATGCGGCGCTCTTTCAGCAGCTGAAATCTCGGCACAATTACTACGCCCGCTTTTGTAGCTACGTGCAGCAACTGGCCcgtctgctgcagctgcgggATCCAAATCTAGAGTATCACAACACGCAGCTGTTGCGACACGATCCCTACCAAGTCATTGGCGAACTGATTTACGAGTGCGACATTACGCCGTTGGAAATTGAAGCCAATGTGGCTGCATTGCATCTGAATCTGGTGCATGTTATAGCGCTCAACATATGCCCTCAGCTGGCGGATAGTGCTCGCAAACAGTCGCCACGTTCGGTTTCACCACAGAAACAGGAATCCATTCACAACTACATTGCGCAGCACAATCAGCTGCTGGCCCAATTGCTGCAGGCGGTACAACTGTGCGATCTTTCAGTGATAAATGAATTCGAAACGAACTTAAACTTTAATTGCCTGCGCCAATTGATGCAGCTGCCCGAAATTACGACGCTTGCGCTTATGCATCAAGAAAATCCAGTTATGGCTGCTCTGCATGCCTACAAACTGGATAGTGCTACGCTGGAGCACTTGGAGGTCAACAAGGAGCTACAGTTACGCATCCTCCTGCTGGGCATTGGCGGACAGGGTG AACCAGCCCAGCAGATGAAAGCCCGTATCGATCTTTTGATAAGTGAGTTGATTGCGGAGGATCCTAGGCACATACAACTGGCTGTGCATATGCATGACTTGGGCACACGggcacagctgctgcagcagcatatCACCAAAATATCAAGCAGTCAATTGGCAAAGGAGCTAATAGAGCGCACCTTGCAGCATCGAGCGGCGGCGCATGGTATTCCGCAAACACTGCGCACTCAATTGGAGCACACGCTTTCGGACATTAGGATCTATGCGAGAGTTTCAGCATTGCTTGAATTTGAAAGCTGGCCGCAGGCCTATGACTTTGGACGTCAGACGCCGAATGTGATCTTCGAACAGTTGTTGCTTGGGCGACACTACGAGCTGTGTTGTGAATGGTGCCGCATGGTTCAGCTTACGGATTCAGCTGGACAGCAACGTGTCTGCCTGCTGACACTACTCGATGCGCTTCTGGAGTTGCGCGATGAAGATGAGGTTGATGCACACTTGTTGCACAttgcggagctatttccagtTACGGTGCTGGTCAACTTTTTGGACACACACAAAGATAAGATGCGTTCGATATCGCTGCTGAAATGGCTGTTGGACTATTTGGAGCGACATGCACGCGATCCGCGTCCCTATCTCAATTATCAGCTGTCACTGGATCTGTTGCGGCAACTGCCTAACAATGAGCGTCTTCATTTCTGGCCACTCTTACGCTATCCCTTATTGATTGTGGAGCAGCTAGTCATGAATACACGCTTCGAGCTGCTCGCCAAACTACTGGAGCCGGCGCGTGCAAAGCTGGAACAGCGTATGCCTCTAGGACCCTGTGGCTACTGTTTTGACAAGCGTGGTCATGCCTACGATCttcagagcagcagcagtggcggTTGCGGGAAAGGCTCCGGCAAGCTGCGCTTTCAGCTGGGTCAGACCAGTTCGGAAGCATTTATTCTGCTCAACTTCAATTCTTATCAACAGGATCATGTTGTCAGCAACGACTGCCTGGATTTGTTGTTGCGCATCTATGCCAGCAAGGCACTGGACTATCATATAGCCAATGTGCGCATTGGAGTCGCACCAGAGCCGGGCTCCTTGGGCACTGATGTTCAAAATTCACTGGACTCGCTGTGCGGCGCTTTTCAGGTGCCCAAACAGGCACCGACCCGCGAACAGTGGATGCCCGATGAGGAGGCAAGTCACTGCATGTGCTGTCGTCGTTCCGCCTTTACCATGCTAATGCGACGCCATCATTGTCGCCGCTGTGGTCGTGTCGTTTGTTCTGCCTGCTCTGCTCAGCGCATGATCATTCCAGAGATTTACGGCGATGTCGAGGTACGCGTCTGCAATGATTGCTGCGCACCGGTCGTAGCAGAGAAACCCTTGAACGTCAACGAAATTTCTGCAGTCATTCCACGCCCTTCCTCGTCCTGTCCACCGGACGCCTATAAGTGGCGTCTTAGCGGCATCATTACTCATGACAAATTGCTGCGCGAAGAATTCTGCTACGAGCATGCGCCCAGCGTGGCCCTCAGTCTATCCATATTGCGGCATCATTTGGACCAGCAACAATGCGTGGACCTCTTATTATTTCACTGTCGCAAGCTGGAGAAACTGATTGTGCCCAATCCAGAGGTCGACTACGAGCTGGTTGCCAAAATGATGAATTGTCTAGCATTGGCAGCGAAG GTACGTGGCGCGCCGGGCGAATTCGAGACCATACGTGAACATTCTGAGATCATCATGGCGGTGGTACAGCAGGGCTGCGAGTACCTGATACCAGCCGGACCACTGAACAATCACAGTCTACGTCAGTTGGCTGATGCGTTGGTTGAGGCGGAGCACTGGAAATTAGCACTGGAGGTGCACCTAAAGTGGGGCTACGCTACTACCGGTGTGATGGCGGCACATGGCTTGACCTGTTTGCGCGCCGGGTGCTATGATGCAG CACGTGAGAAATTTGCGCATTGCATGACACGTCTGTCCACTGAGGAACAAAACAGTTGCATATACAAAGACATTTTTGGAAAGGAAATAGCGTTGACAGAAGCACCAAATAACCCACCCATGCCCAAGAAGCGGCCCCAGCGTGGACCTGCCTTGCTGCAGGAGATACTCCAGCTGATTGCAACATTGCCACAGACACACCCACAGCCAGAAACGCTGCAGCGTGCTTCGCTCATACGTAACTCGAATAGCTCGCTAGCCTCACTTTTCTCGCGGCGCCGGGAGCCGTACGTGGTACAGACGCCACTCCGGGAGCCAGCGCTAAACGTAATCAACGCGCTATCAAATCTTAAACACATCACCAAAGGTCAGTACGGTGATCCGACAGTGCGCAGCGGCGCTGAGGATAATCGTCAGTCACGCACCTTTGAGGAATCTCTGCATTACGTGCTCACCTATGGTAGTCATGCGGACATACTGCAGTTTCTAATGCAGCGGGACGAACTGCGCGCAGCGCTGCGTTActggcagcatcagcaactgGTATCGGAACTCTTTATACAGTACATATTCCAGGTGTCATTAGCCGGGGGACGATTACCGGCGCTGATCGGGGAACTGCAGCAACTGGATCCCGATTCACAACTGAGTGCTTGGCGGGTGCCGTTGCTGCAAACGTGCCGGTATTTggagcagcaccagcagctgaATTCCCTTTATCAACTCCAGCTCCTGTTGAAGGATTATGTACGCGCGAGCATGACGTGCGTCAAGTTTTATCCACTGGACTGCGATAACTTTCAGAAATTGCATGCAAATGCTCAACATTTAATTTCAGCACATATGCATCTGCAGGGTGAACTGGACTTGGCTCATTGGGAGCATCTGCAGCGTGAACAGCAGCTGGCGGGCAGTAGACGTCCCAGCGCTGTCAGCTGTAATGTGGGCACCACTTGTTTTGCTATGCAATTGGATGCACGTTCTCTGAATGGTCACATTAACACAATACGTCGCCAAATGGAACTGGCGAAGTTTTTGGCACAGTGCGAACGGGAGCAACCGCCAGTGGCTGGAGGATTGGTGTGCACGCTACATATTCTAAAACAGATTCGACTCGAGGCTCCGCGGGGCACTTTGCCAACATTGTTTGACGGCGCTGCAGACAAGATTCAGCTGTGcatgttggtgttgttgtgcGGCAAGAATATAGACGAGGGCTTCGGCTTGGCCTACGG CATTATGCAAGACTACAAGTTGGTGCCCATAAAGGTGTTTGGCGCAACTGCAAAATATTTGGCGAAAAATCAACGCCTCGCCGAGGTGGAACGTCTGCTGGACTGCATAGCCAGCAACAATGGCAGCAGTAGTGCTTCAGAGGCCGATGAGCTCCTATCAATTGCCGTCAATGCCGCTGTGCACAGCAATGAGCCAGAGACGAAGCTGATACTGGACAAGCTGGTCAAGCGTATTGGAAACGTGGAGCTTCGCATATCGTCGTACATATTCATAGGTCAACTAAAGTCCGCATATTTGCTGGCCAACAAGCATGAGCGTCTGGCAGACATACGCAAGATCTTGCGGCAAGCGGAAATGACCAACCAAATACATATTAAGAAATTGTGTGAGAAGAAACTAAACATAAATTCAACTCCAATGTCGCCAACGCCACTGTGA